Proteins encoded by one window of Streptomyces sp. LX-29:
- a CDS encoding TadA family conjugal transfer-associated ATPase yields MSVSTRPGPERMELLDAVRLRLAESGAEATPARVAAALREEGRLLGDTEVLGVVAALRSELVGAGPLEPLLAAPDVTDVLVTAPREVWVDRGTGLERTDVRFPDAAAIRRLAQRLAAVAGRRLDDARPWVDARLPDGTRLHAVLPPVAVGSTCLSLRVVRPRAFSLAELVAAGTVPPEGERLLRAMLEARLSYLISGGTGSGKTTLLSTLLGLVGPSERIVLAEDSAELRPDHPHVVRLETRPANQEGRGQVTLRDLVRQALRMRPDRLVVGEVRGAEVLELLAALNTGHEGGSGTVHANAAADVPARLEALGSTAGLDRAALHSQLAAALSVLVHLVRDRGGRRRIAELHVLKRDRAGLVTTVPAAVWGPDGLERAPGWQRLQRLCERGGSAA; encoded by the coding sequence ATGAGCGTCAGCACGCGACCGGGACCGGAGCGGATGGAGCTGTTGGACGCCGTGCGGCTGCGGCTGGCCGAGAGTGGGGCGGAGGCGACGCCCGCGCGGGTGGCCGCCGCCCTCCGCGAGGAGGGCCGGCTGCTCGGCGACACGGAGGTGCTCGGCGTCGTCGCCGCGCTGCGCTCCGAACTGGTCGGAGCCGGGCCGTTGGAGCCGCTTCTCGCCGCGCCCGATGTCACCGACGTCCTGGTCACCGCGCCCCGCGAGGTGTGGGTGGACCGCGGGACCGGGCTGGAGCGGACGGACGTCCGCTTCCCCGACGCGGCCGCGATCCGCCGGCTGGCCCAGCGGCTCGCCGCGGTGGCTGGACGGCGGCTGGACGACGCCCGGCCGTGGGTGGACGCCCGGCTTCCCGACGGCACCCGACTGCACGCCGTCCTGCCGCCGGTGGCCGTCGGCTCGACCTGCCTGTCGCTGCGGGTGGTGCGGCCGCGCGCCTTCTCACTCGCAGAGCTGGTGGCGGCGGGGACCGTGCCGCCGGAGGGCGAGCGTCTGCTCCGCGCGATGTTGGAGGCCCGGCTCTCCTACCTGATCAGCGGCGGCACCGGCTCCGGGAAGACCACGCTGCTGAGCACCCTGCTGGGCCTGGTCGGGCCGAGCGAGCGGATCGTCCTGGCGGAGGACTCGGCGGAGCTGCGGCCCGACCACCCCCACGTGGTGAGACTGGAGACGCGCCCGGCCAACCAGGAGGGCCGCGGCCAGGTGACGCTCCGGGACCTGGTGCGGCAGGCCCTCCGCATGCGGCCGGACCGGCTCGTGGTCGGTGAGGTGCGCGGTGCCGAGGTCCTGGAGCTGCTGGCGGCCCTGAACACCGGCCACGAAGGGGGCAGCGGGACCGTGCACGCCAACGCCGCGGCCGATGTCCCCGCCCGGCTGGAGGCGCTCGGCTCCACCGCCGGACTCGACCGCGCGGCGTTGCACAGCCAGCTCGCGGCGGCGCTGTCGGTCCTGGTCCACCTCGTGCGGGACCGGGGCGGCCGGCGACGGATCGCCGAGCTGCACGTGCTGAAGCGCGATCGGGCGGGGCTGGTGACGACGGTGCCGGCGGCCGTGTGGGGCCCGGACGGGCTGGAGCGGGCGCCCGGCTGGCAGCGCCTCCAGCGGCTGTGCGAGCGGGGCGGGAGCGCCGCATGA
- the ssd gene encoding septum site-determining protein Ssd, translating into MAGSNTPERVVPTDGRQARPLIVTEDDELLDDLLRLCAAAGAGPEVALGSSAQRGSWEGAPLILVGDDCAAGLRGFPRRTGLLLIGRDLDDQGIWRRAVDLGADHVLFLPDDEAWLVDRIADAAEGTGLQALTLGVIGGRGGAGASTLACALAVTAARAGRRTMLIDADPLGGGLDVLLGGEGAEGLRWPAFAASRGRVAGSALEESLPELHALRVLSWDRGDSVAIPPAAMRSVLAAARRRGGVVVVDLPRRIDEAAAEALAQLDLGLLVVPAELRAIAAAHRVAAALSPGLRDLRAVVRGPYASGLDDEEIARLLGLPLAGEVPQEPGLPEALDGGQPPGAGARGPLARFCAEFWARALPGAGGGAV; encoded by the coding sequence GTGGCGGGATCCAACACGCCCGAACGGGTTGTGCCTACAGATGGGCGGCAGGCCAGACCGCTGATCGTCACGGAGGACGACGAGCTTCTCGACGACCTTTTGCGTTTGTGTGCGGCGGCCGGAGCCGGGCCCGAAGTGGCCCTCGGCTCATCCGCGCAACGCGGAAGTTGGGAAGGCGCGCCGCTGATTCTGGTCGGCGACGACTGTGCCGCCGGGCTCCGCGGGTTCCCGCGCCGGACCGGCCTGCTCCTCATCGGACGGGACCTCGACGACCAGGGCATCTGGCGGCGCGCGGTGGATCTCGGGGCCGACCATGTGCTGTTCCTGCCGGACGACGAGGCATGGCTGGTGGACCGGATCGCCGACGCCGCGGAGGGCACGGGTCTCCAGGCCCTCACCCTCGGCGTCATCGGGGGCCGTGGCGGTGCGGGGGCGAGCACCCTCGCCTGCGCTCTGGCCGTGACGGCCGCCCGCGCGGGGCGGCGCACCATGCTCATCGACGCCGACCCGCTCGGCGGGGGCCTGGACGTGCTGCTCGGCGGAGAGGGCGCGGAGGGGCTGCGGTGGCCGGCCTTCGCGGCGTCGCGCGGGCGTGTCGCCGGGAGCGCGCTGGAGGAGTCGCTGCCGGAGCTGCACGCCCTGCGGGTGCTCAGTTGGGACCGCGGCGACTCGGTGGCCATCCCACCCGCCGCCATGCGATCGGTGTTGGCCGCCGCCCGGCGGCGCGGTGGGGTCGTGGTGGTGGACCTGCCCCGGCGGATCGACGAGGCGGCCGCCGAGGCCCTCGCCCAACTGGATCTGGGACTGCTGGTGGTGCCCGCGGAGCTGCGCGCCATCGCGGCAGCCCACCGGGTGGCGGCGGCCCTGAGCCCGGGGCTGCGAGATCTGCGGGCCGTCGTCCGTGGGCCGTACGCATCGGGTCTGGACGACGAGGAGATCGCGCGGTTGCTCGGCCTGCCCCTGGCCGGTGAGGTGCCCCAGGAGCCCGGGCTGCCGGAGGCCCTGGACGGCGGGCAGCCGCCGGGCGCCGGCGCGCGCGGGCCGCTCGCCCGGTTCTGCGCGGAGTTCTGGGCCCGTGCGCTGCCCGGCGCGGGAGGGGGCGCGGTATGA
- a CDS encoding RNA polymerase sigma factor: MHPARDPVAFEEFYRRHIDGVTRFVARRVADPYTVADLTAEVFLAVIDSGHTYRPGRGSETAWLYGIARNVVSAERRRSARESALGARIAGHRLLDSDDVARLEDKLDAESVGRRALAALEGLPEGERALLELVVVDQLTVAEAAAALGIRQVTARVRLHRARKALRAVTQRPAAAPESGAAPHPTPTSTRPGGARLAHSREYARGEA, from the coding sequence GTGCACCCAGCGAGAGATCCGGTCGCGTTCGAGGAGTTCTACCGGCGCCATATCGACGGCGTCACCCGCTTCGTGGCGCGCCGGGTGGCCGATCCGTACACCGTCGCCGACCTCACCGCCGAGGTGTTCCTCGCGGTGATCGACTCCGGGCACACCTACCGACCGGGCCGGGGGAGCGAGACGGCCTGGCTGTACGGCATCGCCCGTAACGTCGTCTCGGCCGAACGGCGCCGCAGCGCACGGGAGTCCGCGCTGGGCGCGCGGATCGCCGGACACCGGCTGCTCGACTCCGACGACGTCGCGCGGCTGGAGGACAAGCTCGACGCGGAGAGCGTCGGGCGCCGCGCGCTGGCCGCGCTGGAGGGTCTCCCCGAAGGGGAGCGCGCGCTCCTGGAGCTGGTCGTCGTCGACCAGTTGACGGTTGCCGAGGCCGCCGCGGCGCTCGGCATACGGCAGGTCACCGCGCGGGTGCGGCTGCACCGGGCCCGCAAGGCGCTGCGCGCGGTGACCCAACGGCCCGCGGCGGCGCCGGAGTCCGGCGCCGCGCCCCACCCGACTCCGACCTCGACCCGCCCGGGCGGCGCCCGGCTTGCCCACTCCAGGGAATACGCAAGGGGAGAAGCATGA
- a CDS encoding HAD family hydrolase, with protein MLWLVENHSLPRTAAFFDLDKTVIAKSSTLTFSKSFYQGGLINRRAVLRTAFAQFVFLAGGADHEQMERLREYLSALCRGWNVQQVRELVAETLHDLIDPIIYDEAASLIEEHHAAGRDVVIVSTSGAEVVEPIGELLGADRVIATRMVVEDGVFTGEVEYYAYGPTKAEAIAELAETEGYDLARCYAYSDSVTDIPMLESVGHPHAVNPDRALRREAIARDWPVLSFSRPVRLKQRLPSLSMPPRPVLVAAAVGAAAATAGLVWYASRRRVPYVRV; from the coding sequence ATGCTCTGGCTCGTGGAAAACCACTCCTTGCCGCGCACAGCCGCCTTCTTTGACCTGGACAAGACGGTCATTGCGAAGTCGAGCACTCTCACGTTCAGCAAGTCCTTCTACCAAGGCGGACTGATCAACCGCCGCGCCGTACTTCGGACCGCGTTCGCGCAGTTCGTCTTCCTTGCGGGAGGTGCGGACCACGAGCAGATGGAGCGGTTGCGCGAGTACCTCTCGGCGCTCTGCCGCGGCTGGAACGTGCAGCAGGTGCGCGAGCTCGTCGCGGAAACTCTGCACGACCTGATCGACCCGATCATCTACGACGAGGCCGCCTCGCTGATCGAGGAACACCATGCCGCCGGCCGCGACGTCGTGATCGTCAGCACCTCCGGCGCCGAGGTCGTGGAGCCGATCGGCGAGCTGCTCGGCGCCGACCGGGTGATCGCCACCCGCATGGTCGTCGAGGACGGGGTCTTCACCGGCGAGGTGGAGTACTACGCCTACGGCCCCACCAAGGCGGAGGCCATCGCCGAGCTCGCCGAGACCGAGGGGTACGACCTGGCGCGCTGCTACGCCTACAGCGACTCGGTGACCGACATCCCGATGCTGGAATCCGTCGGCCACCCGCACGCCGTGAATCCGGACCGGGCCCTGCGCCGTGAGGCGATCGCCCGCGACTGGCCGGTTCTCTCCTTCAGCCGCCCGGTCCGCCTCAAGCAGCGCCTCCCCTCGTTGTCGATGCCGCCGCGGCCGGTCCTGGTGGCCGCCGCCGTGGGCGCGGCCGCGGCCACCGCGGGCCTGGTCTGGTACGCCAGTCGGCGCCGCGTACCGTATGTACGTGTTTGA
- a CDS encoding SulP family inorganic anion transporter, with protein sequence MSQQLLNRIDRTGWRRDVSASIVVFLIAIPLSLGVALATGAPPEAGLVAAAVGGLVAGLLGGAPLQVSGAATGLVVVTTDLVQRYGWRTTCAITVCAGLAQLALGALRVARAALAISPAIVHGMLAGIGVVIAIGQLHVLLGERPDASALRNLAALPAELRHPHPAALAIGAVTVAVLVLWPRLPGSAGRALRTVPAPLAAVAIATAASVSTTLPRVDLPSWRLHALPGVPDGPALGLIAAVLTVTLVASMESLLSAVAVERLHAERPGVGRVPAPRLDRELAGQGAANVVSGLLGGMAIAGGAIRGSANVKAGAVSRRSAGLHALWVVLCAGLLAGALELIPLAALAALVMVVGVQMVSFAHIRHVQRHREFPVYAATLGGVVLLGVLQGVAVGITVAVFTSLRRLTRTRITVIEEADRHRVRVDGQLTFLAVPRLSRALSQVPAEANAVIELGGSFMDHAAYDALQSWSNGHRAQGGWVALSGRHGRPIAEPASAHICRPWTPWRNHHCTRPTPTSRPGGPGEGQLLGGVSAFQRNTAPLVREELARLAREGQRPTQLFLTCADSRLVTSMITSSGPGDLFTVRNVGNLVPPPGAPVACDSVGAAIEYAVEVLKVSSITVCGHSGCGAMQALLGSSQEPGAQTPLARWLRHGRPSLARMGRIGRLGRGEVALADRPVADDVERLALVNVVQQLEHLMAHPCVARSVAEGRLALHGMYFHVAEAQAYVLDRRTATFCAVRPEVLDVVHP encoded by the coding sequence ATGTCTCAGCAGCTCTTGAACCGGATCGACAGGACCGGCTGGCGCCGCGACGTCTCCGCCTCGATCGTGGTCTTCCTGATCGCCATCCCGCTCTCTCTCGGCGTCGCCCTGGCCACCGGGGCGCCGCCGGAGGCCGGGCTCGTGGCGGCCGCGGTCGGCGGGCTGGTCGCCGGCCTGCTCGGCGGCGCGCCGCTCCAGGTCAGCGGCGCCGCGACCGGCTTGGTCGTCGTCACCACCGACCTCGTCCAGCGGTACGGATGGCGCACGACCTGCGCGATCACCGTGTGCGCGGGCCTGGCGCAGCTCGCCCTGGGCGCCCTGCGGGTGGCCCGCGCGGCGCTCGCCATCAGCCCGGCGATCGTGCACGGCATGCTGGCGGGCATCGGCGTCGTCATCGCGATCGGTCAGCTCCATGTGCTGCTGGGCGAGCGGCCCGACGCGTCGGCGCTCCGCAACCTCGCCGCCCTGCCGGCCGAGCTCCGCCACCCGCATCCGGCCGCCCTGGCGATCGGGGCGGTCACCGTCGCCGTGCTGGTCCTGTGGCCACGGCTGCCCGGATCCGCGGGGCGGGCGCTGCGCACGGTCCCGGCGCCGCTGGCCGCCGTGGCCATCGCCACCGCGGCCAGCGTCTCCACCACGCTGCCCCGGGTCGATCTGCCGTCCTGGCGGCTGCACGCCCTCCCGGGAGTGCCGGACGGACCGGCGCTCGGCCTGATCGCCGCGGTGCTCACGGTCACGCTCGTGGCCAGCATGGAGTCGCTGCTGTCCGCCGTCGCCGTGGAGCGGCTGCACGCCGAGCGGCCGGGCGTGGGCAGGGTCCCCGCACCCCGTCTGGACCGCGAGCTGGCCGGCCAGGGCGCGGCCAACGTCGTCTCGGGGCTGCTGGGCGGCATGGCGATCGCCGGCGGGGCGATCCGCGGCTCGGCCAACGTCAAGGCCGGCGCCGTCTCCCGGCGCTCCGCCGGGCTGCACGCCCTCTGGGTGGTGCTGTGCGCGGGGCTGCTGGCCGGGGCCCTGGAGCTGATCCCCCTCGCCGCGCTGGCCGCGCTGGTCATGGTCGTCGGCGTGCAGATGGTGAGCTTCGCCCACATCAGGCATGTGCAGCGGCACCGCGAGTTCCCCGTCTACGCGGCCACGCTGGGCGGCGTCGTGCTCCTCGGCGTGCTCCAGGGGGTGGCCGTCGGCATCACGGTCGCCGTCTTCACCTCGCTGCGCCGGCTCACCCGTACGCGGATCACCGTCATCGAGGAGGCCGACCGGCACCGGGTGCGCGTCGACGGCCAGCTGACCTTCCTCGCGGTGCCCCGGCTCTCCCGGGCACTCTCCCAGGTGCCCGCCGAGGCGAACGCCGTGATCGAGCTCGGCGGCTCGTTCATGGACCACGCCGCCTACGACGCCCTGCAGTCCTGGTCGAACGGGCATCGCGCGCAGGGGGGTTGGGTCGCGCTCAGCGGTCGCCACGGACGGCCGATCGCCGAGCCCGCCAGCGCGCACATCTGCCGCCCGTGGACACCCTGGCGCAACCACCACTGCACCCGGCCCACACCGACCAGCCGCCCCGGCGGGCCCGGTGAAGGCCAGCTGCTGGGCGGGGTGAGCGCCTTCCAGCGCAACACGGCGCCGCTGGTCCGGGAGGAGCTGGCCCGACTGGCGCGCGAGGGGCAGCGGCCGACCCAGCTCTTCCTCACCTGCGCCGACTCCCGGCTGGTGACCAGCATGATCACTTCCAGTGGCCCGGGTGACCTGTTCACCGTGCGCAACGTGGGGAACCTGGTCCCGCCCCCCGGTGCCCCCGTCGCCTGCGACTCGGTCGGCGCGGCGATCGAGTACGCGGTGGAGGTGCTGAAGGTCAGCAGCATCACGGTGTGCGGGCACTCCGGCTGCGGCGCGATGCAGGCCCTGCTCGGCTCCTCCCAGGAGCCCGGCGCCCAGACGCCGCTGGCCCGTTGGCTGCGCCACGGGCGCCCCAGTCTGGCCCGGATGGGCCGCATCGGACGGCTGGGGCGCGGCGAGGTCGCCCTCGCCGACCGGCCGGTCGCCGACGACGTGGAGCGGCTGGCCCTGGTCAATGTGGTGCAGCAGTTGGAGCACCTGATGGCGCACCCGTGCGTGGCCCGCAGCGTGGCCGAGGGCCGGCTCGCGCTGCACGGGATGTACTTCCACGTCGCCGAGGCGCAGGCGTATGTGCTGGACCGCAGGACGGCGACGTTCTGCGCGGTGCGACCGGAGGTGCTGGACGTCGTGCACCCCTGA
- the acs gene encoding acetate--CoA ligase — MSNESLANLLKEERRFAPPAELAARANVTAEAYEQAKADRLGFWATQARRLSWASAPTETLDWSNPPFAKWFADGKLNVAYNCVDRHVENGLGDRVALHFEGEPGDTRSITYAELLGEVSRAANALTELGVQAGDRVAIYMPMIPETVVAMLACARIGAPHSVVFGGFSADALATRIQDADARVVITADGGYRRGKPSALKPAVDEALTRPGTESVRSVLVVRRTGQETAWTEGRDVWWHDLVRRQSDQHTPQAFDAEHPLFILYTSGTTGKPKGILHTTGGYLTQVSYTHHAVFDLKPESDVYWCTADVGWVTGHSYIVYGPLSNGATEVLYEGTPDTPHQGRWWEIVQKYGVTILYTAPTAIRACMKWGDDIPAKFDLSSLRVLGSVGEPINPEAWVWYRKHIGADTTPVVDTWWQTETGAIMISPLPGVTDTKPGSAQVPLPGIAATVVDDDANEVPNGAGGYLVLTEPWPSMLRTIWGDDQRYLDTYWSRFENRYFAGDGAKKDDDGDIWLLGRVDDVMLVSGHNISTTEVESALVSHPKVAEAAVVGATDPQTTQAICAFVILRQEAAAAEAKAEAASADAEGDLVEELRAHVAKQLGPIAKPKRILPVAELPKTRSGKIMRRLLRDVAENRALGDVTTLTDASVMQLIQSRLPAAPSED, encoded by the coding sequence GTGAGCAACGAAAGCCTGGCCAACCTCTTGAAGGAGGAGCGCCGCTTCGCGCCGCCGGCCGAGCTGGCCGCGCGGGCCAACGTCACCGCGGAGGCGTACGAGCAGGCCAAGGCTGACCGGCTGGGCTTCTGGGCCACCCAGGCCCGACGGCTGAGCTGGGCGTCCGCGCCGACCGAGACGCTGGACTGGTCGAACCCGCCGTTCGCGAAGTGGTTCGCCGACGGAAAGCTCAACGTGGCGTACAACTGCGTCGACCGCCATGTGGAGAACGGCCTCGGCGACCGCGTGGCCCTCCACTTCGAGGGCGAGCCCGGCGACACCCGCTCGATCACCTACGCCGAGCTGCTGGGCGAGGTCTCCCGCGCCGCCAACGCCCTGACCGAGCTGGGCGTCCAGGCCGGCGACCGGGTCGCCATCTACATGCCGATGATCCCCGAGACGGTCGTCGCCATGCTCGCCTGCGCCCGGATCGGCGCCCCGCACTCCGTGGTCTTCGGCGGCTTCTCGGCCGACGCCCTGGCCACGCGCATCCAGGACGCCGACGCCCGCGTCGTCATCACCGCCGACGGCGGCTACCGGCGCGGCAAGCCCTCCGCGCTCAAGCCCGCCGTCGACGAGGCGCTGACCCGCCCCGGCACCGAGAGCGTCCGCAGCGTGCTGGTGGTCCGCCGCACCGGTCAGGAGACGGCCTGGACCGAGGGCCGCGACGTGTGGTGGCACGACCTGGTGCGGCGCCAGTCGGACCAGCACACCCCGCAGGCGTTCGACGCCGAGCACCCGCTGTTCATCCTCTACACCTCGGGGACGACGGGGAAGCCGAAGGGCATCCTGCACACCACCGGCGGCTATCTGACCCAGGTGTCGTACACCCACCACGCCGTCTTCGATCTCAAGCCCGAGTCGGACGTCTACTGGTGCACCGCCGACGTCGGCTGGGTCACCGGCCACTCGTACATCGTCTACGGCCCGCTGAGCAACGGCGCGACCGAGGTGCTCTACGAGGGCACCCCGGACACCCCGCACCAGGGCCGCTGGTGGGAGATCGTCCAGAAGTACGGCGTCACGATCCTCTACACCGCGCCCACCGCCATCCGCGCGTGCATGAAGTGGGGCGACGACATCCCCGCCAAGTTCGACCTGAGCAGCCTGCGCGTGCTGGGCTCGGTCGGCGAGCCGATCAACCCCGAGGCGTGGGTCTGGTACCGCAAGCACATCGGCGCGGACACCACCCCCGTCGTCGACACCTGGTGGCAGACCGAGACCGGCGCCATCATGATCAGCCCGTTGCCGGGGGTGACCGACACCAAGCCCGGCTCGGCCCAGGTCCCGTTGCCCGGCATCGCCGCCACCGTCGTCGACGACGACGCGAACGAGGTGCCCAACGGCGCCGGCGGCTACCTCGTGCTCACCGAGCCGTGGCCGTCGATGCTCCGCACGATCTGGGGCGACGACCAGCGCTACCTGGACACCTACTGGTCCCGCTTCGAGAACCGGTACTTCGCGGGCGACGGCGCCAAGAAGGACGACGACGGCGACATCTGGCTGCTGGGCCGGGTCGACGACGTGATGCTGGTCTCCGGCCACAACATCTCCACCACCGAGGTCGAGTCGGCCCTGGTCTCGCACCCGAAGGTCGCCGAAGCCGCGGTCGTGGGTGCGACGGACCCGCAGACCACGCAGGCCATCTGCGCCTTCGTCATCCTGCGCCAGGAGGCCGCGGCGGCCGAGGCCAAGGCGGAGGCGGCTTCCGCCGACGCCGAGGGGGACCTGGTGGAGGAGCTGCGCGCGCACGTCGCCAAGCAGCTCGGCCCGATCGCCAAGCCCAAGCGGATCCTGCCGGTGGCCGAGCTGCCCAAGACCCGCTCCGGCAAGATCATGCGCCGGTTGCTGCGCGACGTCGCGGAGAACCGCGCGCTGGGCGACGTCACCACGCTCACCGACGCCTCGGTTATGCAGCTCATCCAGAGCCGGCTGCCCGCCGCGCCCAGCGAGGACTGA
- a CDS encoding Fic family protein gives MSSRTADPLAALGALPGVADSVEAVRTAVDRVYGHRVMRRRSNEVTSEAALRAARASAALAGADWALEEVRRRTDFGAEGEPRTVGAALRLTAEAGQLLSVWRQSPLRVLARLHLVAAGGASPDDTVGRPRQAAEPVNEPLVTLALPDAQEMAGRLDGLARLLLAGSSAPALVKAAVVHGELLALRPFASHNGLVARAAERIVLIDSGLDPKSICPAEVGHAELGREAYVAALEGYASGTPEGMAAWIAHCGRAVELGVRESTAVCEALQRGAA, from the coding sequence ATGAGTAGTAGGACAGCTGATCCGCTCGCCGCCCTCGGCGCCCTGCCCGGCGTGGCCGACTCGGTGGAGGCCGTGCGCACGGCGGTGGACCGGGTCTACGGCCACCGCGTGATGCGCCGCCGCAGCAATGAGGTGACCTCCGAGGCGGCACTGCGCGCCGCGCGTGCCTCGGCGGCGCTGGCGGGCGCCGACTGGGCGCTCGAAGAGGTGCGTCGCCGCACCGACTTCGGCGCGGAGGGCGAGCCGCGCACCGTGGGCGCGGCGCTCCGGCTGACCGCGGAGGCGGGGCAGCTGCTCAGCGTCTGGCGCCAGTCCCCGCTGCGGGTGCTGGCCAGGCTGCACCTGGTGGCGGCCGGTGGGGCGAGCCCCGACGACACCGTGGGCCGGCCCCGACAGGCCGCCGAACCGGTGAACGAGCCGCTGGTGACGCTGGCGCTGCCGGACGCGCAGGAGATGGCGGGACGGCTCGACGGGCTGGCGCGGCTGCTGCTGGCGGGCAGCTCGGCGCCGGCGCTGGTCAAGGCCGCCGTGGTGCACGGCGAACTGCTCGCCCTGCGACCCTTCGCCTCGCACAACGGACTGGTCGCCCGGGCCGCCGAGCGCATCGTGCTGATCGACAGTGGGTTGGACCCCAAGTCGATCTGCCCGGCTGAGGTCGGCCACGCGGAGCTGGGGCGTGAGGCGTACGTCGCCGCGCTGGAGGGTTACGCGTCCGGCACTCCGGAGGGTATGGCGGCCTGGATCGCGCACTGTGGGCGCGCCGTTGAGCTGGGCGTGCGGGAGAGCACGGCGGTGTGCGAGGCCCTCCAGCGCGGAGCGGCCTGA
- a CDS encoding ATP-binding protein, whose protein sequence is MKIAFVGKGGSGKTTLSSLFIRHLAAARLPVIAVDADINQHLGVALGLDEAEAATLPALGAQLPLIKDYLRGTNPRIASADAMIKTTPPGEGSRLLRVDEDNPVYDACARTVALDDGQVRLLATGAFTESDLGVACYHSKVGAVELCLNHLIDTRGEFMVVDMTAGSDSFASGLFTRFDMTFLVAEPTRRGVAVYRQYKDYAREFGIALRVVGNKVQGPEDVDFLHDEVGDDLLVTFGHSDWVRATEKGRPRRFELLEEANQRALRTLHETADAAYERRDWRRYTRQMVHFHLKNAASWGNERTGADLATQVDPGFVLDERLAASPQPV, encoded by the coding sequence ATGAAGATCGCTTTCGTCGGCAAGGGCGGCAGTGGCAAGACGACGCTGTCGTCCCTGTTCATCCGCCACCTCGCAGCCGCCCGCCTGCCGGTCATCGCTGTGGACGCCGACATCAACCAGCACCTCGGCGTCGCGCTGGGTCTGGACGAGGCGGAGGCCGCCACGCTGCCCGCTCTGGGCGCCCAGCTGCCGCTGATCAAGGACTATCTGCGCGGAACGAACCCCCGCATCGCCTCCGCCGACGCCATGATCAAGACAACCCCGCCCGGCGAGGGGTCGCGCCTGCTCCGCGTCGACGAGGACAACCCGGTCTACGACGCCTGCGCGCGCACCGTCGCGCTCGACGACGGCCAGGTACGGCTGCTGGCCACCGGTGCCTTCACCGAGTCCGATCTCGGCGTCGCCTGCTACCACTCCAAGGTGGGCGCGGTGGAGCTGTGCCTGAACCATCTCATCGACACCCGAGGGGAGTTCATGGTCGTCGACATGACCGCGGGCAGCGACTCCTTCGCCTCCGGCCTGTTCACCCGCTTCGACATGACCTTCCTGGTGGCTGAGCCCACCCGCCGGGGCGTCGCCGTCTACCGCCAGTACAAGGACTACGCGCGCGAATTCGGCATCGCTCTGCGCGTGGTGGGCAACAAGGTGCAGGGCCCCGAGGACGTCGACTTCCTCCACGACGAGGTGGGCGACGACCTGCTGGTGACCTTCGGCCACTCCGACTGGGTGCGGGCGACGGAGAAGGGTCGGCCGCGTCGCTTCGAGCTGCTGGAGGAGGCCAACCAACGCGCCCTGCGCACGCTGCACGAGACGGCGGACGCCGCGTACGAGCGCCGGGACTGGCGGCGCTACACCCGACAGATGGTGCACTTCCATCTGAAGAACGCGGCGAGTTGGGGCAATGAGCGCACGGGCGCCGACCTGGCGACCCAGGTCGACCCCGGCTTCGTCCTCGACGAGCGGCTGGCCGCGAGCCCTCAGCCCGTCTGA